In Falsiruegeria litorea R37, the DNA window CAACTCCGGCCTCGACCAGACGCGGGTGGATCGCGATCTGTTCCAGAGTGTTGTTGGTCCAGTCGCTGACAAAGGCAGAGGGGGTCACCAGCGTAGCCTGAGCGCCCTGTTTGGCCAGCAGTTCCGCCAGAACCCCGCCCATGTAGTAATGGTCGTCGTCATAAACCACCACGCGACCCGAAGGGATGGTGCCATCCATCAGATCGTCGGGGGTATAGATTTTGGCGCCTTCTGCAATTGGCATGGGAACCACGTGTTGCCGCGATACTCCGTCCCGACGCCAGGTGGACCCGGTGGCGATACAGACGTTTTCGAACCCGAACTCCAGGATGCTGTCGGCGTCCAGCTCGCTTTCGCGGTAGATCTCGACATTTGGGCGCTGGCTGAGTTGATAGTCGCGGTAGTCGACGACACGGCCCCAGGCGCTGAGCCCTGGCAGCAGGCGTTCACGCGCCACGCGCCCGCCGATCACATCGCGTGCCTCGGCCACAGCGACGTCATAACCACGCCGACACAGCGCCCAGGCGGCCTCGAGCCCTGCGGGACCGGAACCCACGATCAGCACGTTGTCGCTGTCGCCCTTGTCGTTCATCTTTTCGGGATGCCAGCCTTTGCGCCATTCCTCCATGAAGGTGGGGTTCTGGGTGCAGCGGCTGATCGACATGGTCATGTCGCCGGTGATGCAGATGTTGCAGCCGATACATTCGCGAATGTCCTCGATCCGGCCCTCTTCGATCTTTTTGGGCAGGAACGGATCGGCAATCGACGGGCGCGCGCAGCCGATGAAATCAAGCGTGCCAGATTTGACCATCTTGGCCATGACGTCGGGCGAGGTAAAACGGCCCACGCCCACAATCGGCTTGTCGGTCAATTCATGGATACCGCGCACCAATTGTTCCTGAGCGGCCTCTTCTTTGAAGCGGCTTGGCCCTGAACAATCTTCCCATGTGCCCTGCGCCAGATCCCAAAGGTCGGGCAGGTCCTTGTTCATCTCGATGTAATCGCGCACCTCGGCGTTGGAAAACCCAAGCTCGCCAATTGTTTCATCCAAGCTGACTCGCAAGGTGATTGCCATGGTGTCCCCGATGGCGTCGCGCATGTCTGCGATCACCTCTTGGCTGAACCGGGCACGGTTTTCCAAAGACCCGCCATATTCGTCGCTGCGCTGGTTGGTGGCGCGGCTCAGGAAATGTTGGAAAATGCCAAAGCCATGCGCACCATAGAGGCAGATCAGGTCAAAGCCCGCATCCTTGGACCGTTTTGCGGCGTTTACAAACCAGCGGCGCAGATCCTTGATGTCCTGC includes these proteins:
- a CDS encoding oxidoreductase, with amino-acid sequence MRDPRYDILFEPMKIGPLTAKNRFYQVPHCNGGGYRDPSAAAAMRGIKAEGGWGVIFTEQCEMHHTSEITPFIELRLWEDKDIPQLRKMSEQMKTHGALAGIQLAYSGINGPNLYTKEVPLAPSALPIRTFTNDPVQARALDKQDIKDLRRWFVNAAKRSKDAGFDLICLYGAHGFGIFQHFLSRATNQRSDEYGGSLENRARFSQEVIADMRDAIGDTMAITLRVSLDETIGELGFSNAEVRDYIEMNKDLPDLWDLAQGTWEDCSGPSRFKEEAAQEQLVRGIHELTDKPIVGVGRFTSPDVMAKMVKSGTLDFIGCARPSIADPFLPKKIEEGRIEDIRECIGCNICITGDMTMSISRCTQNPTFMEEWRKGWHPEKMNDKGDSDNVLIVGSGPAGLEAAWALCRRGYDVAVAEARDVIGGRVARERLLPGLSAWGRVVDYRDYQLSQRPNVEIYRESELDADSILEFGFENVCIATGSTWRRDGVSRQHVVPMPIAEGAKIYTPDDLMDGTIPSGRVVVYDDDHYYMGGVLAELLAKQGAQATLVTPSAFVSDWTNNTLEQIAIHPRLVEAGVEIVLNQGVTEIHPDHVVSNCVYTDRTWKIEADAVVMVASRLETNGVYNDLKAREAEWADAGIKSVKLIGDANAPGPIAWATYAGHRYARELDGEDIGDALPFRREITELAVD